From the genome of Campylobacter concisus ATCC 51562:
AAGGCAAAAAATGTTTAAAAAAATCCTAATTTTTCTACTTACGGCCGTAAATTTCTGCTTTGCGATGAGCGAGGCGCAAATCAAAGACTACATCGCGCAAAATAGCGAAAACATGGCTCAACTACAAGGCACGCCCGCTAAAATTTACGCCAGTTCGCCGCCGCTTTTATATATGCTTTACGCGCTTGATCCCGCTAAAATCAGCGGCACGAATTTCGAGTGGAACGCCTTCGAGCGCCCCTACGTCAAAAAAGAGGTGCAAGAGCAGCCCGTCGTGGGAGGCTTTTTCGGTCAGGGTAAGATCCCAAACGCCGAGATGCTGCTACGCCTAGACCCTGAGCTCATCCTCGTAAACGCAAGCTCGCGCAACGCCAAAAAGATGAGCGAGGTTTTCGGCTCTATCAAAAAACCGATGCTCTATCTAAGCGCGACGAAGCTTGAGGATTATCTGGACGGGTTTGAAATTTTAGGCGAAATCACGGGCAAAAAGGAGCGCGCGGCGCAACTCGTAAAATACGCAAAAGGGTCGCTAAATTTGACCGCGCAGATTGAGGAATACATTAAGAAAAACAACCTGCAAAAGGTAAAAA
Proteins encoded in this window:
- a CDS encoding ABC transporter substrate-binding protein, which codes for MFKKILIFLLTAVNFCFAMSEAQIKDYIAQNSENMAQLQGTPAKIYASSPPLLYMLYALDPAKISGTNFEWNAFERPYVKKEVQEQPVVGGFFGQGKIPNAEMLLRLDPELILVNASSRNAKKMSEVFGSIKKPMLYLSATKLEDYLDGFEILGEITGKKERAAQLVKYAKGSLNLTAQIEEYIKKNNLQKVKIYYAQGGDGLATECEGSWHATLIERAGGQNVHKCSEDPNAKSFGRVKISFEQLVKYDPDVILIYEKELFDKIYGDPKWQLLGAVKNKKTFYIPREPFSWFDRPPSFMRFLGLKWLINLAYPEAFKFDMARETREFYKLFLDLELTDEQIYKILGRAE